tgaaagttgaatttctttgaataattattttacaaaaaaaaccctgtacACAAGAAAAGGTGACTCTACTATAGATATTCTAATGctaaatgtttggggtcactcagaaaggtccagatttttgaaagaaaatctttttttcagtaaagataacattaaatgaatcagaaatccagtctagacattgttaatgtgttcaatgactattctcgctggaaacagctgatttttaatggaatatctccataggggtacagaggaacatttccagcaaccatcactcctgtgttctaatgctacattgcgttagctaatggtgttgaaaggctcattgatgattataaaacccttgtgcaataatgttagcgcatgaataaaaatgtgagttttcatggaaaacattaaaatgtctgggtgaccccaaacctttgaacagtagtgtatgtattttatttgttttaatacatttgtcctatctgttttgtgcatacacagcctgcagttcaatctgGTTAAACCGAACAGTCCCTGAATTTTAGTTGGTTTCATTTGAGCTATTCATGGCTACCTAGCTGCATCAAGGACCACAGACTGATTTTGTACTTTACAGAATCCTGGTGgctttaattgtattttttaacttGTGAAACGTACAATAAAGTGAACTTGAAATATCAGGATTAATCttgatttggttcattttccacACATGAATAGTTCAATGACCGCCGAACAGTTGGAAATCCATTTATTCTTGCTGTTATTACAGTTTCAGGCTTTGATATATTGtggaattttgactttttaaaaaaaaaacaaaaaaaaaacgataatGTGCTTTTGAAATCTGCCAATGCATTTTAGGGTTCAGAGTGTTGATATAAACTCTCATATTTTCAGTGACAACATGAAAGCACGCAGTGACACAAACCCTCCCCTGCAGGCCGGACTACCTTGCCATAGTTACAGCAGCATTCCCAGTGTAATCTCATTGTACAGTTAATTTACCCAAGACGTGGGAGCTTGTTGCAGAAGCAGACGGTTCAAGCGGTAGCAGTCACCCGCCATCCCCAGCAATTTCCCCTGGCTAGAAAGaagaaaccacacacacacacacacacacacacaggaaatcaCTTTGAACAATTACACAATACAGGTGTCTCCCTTTAATTAATTAGCTAAAGTTTCTCTGCAGCAAGCTTCCTCCTTGTTTGGAAGAGACACACCTGTTGACTGTATCTGTGACGAAAAATACAACAGGAAGTAGAAATGGCAGCCTGACATTGTCTAAAATTTCAGTTTTCTGCTCAAATTCAGCTTGTTTGGGGGGGGGAAATCCAATTGAGACCtttttgagttaaaaatgaaagaatataTATTtggacacacacaaagaatACTAAATAAGCATTTAGACAAGAAGCTGAATGCAAACTATGAGCTAATTCTGTCATAACTCCACTTTAACTTCCCGTACGCCACAGGGCATGTGAGAAATCTTGAGGTGATTCAACAAGAACTGAAACTGACATTGTAAGCATGTATTAGGTGTTTGGTTCTGCATTACTTCTCTAAGATCTTTTCCGCTGTTGGAAGCTGAAGCGTGCAGTAAAGGTTTTCTCTACAGACAGAGAAGGTGATTAATTCTGTTAAACCTGCTGCCTCAACAAGAAACACAATTCACATGAGCAGAGAGACTCATTCACACATCCAGATGTCAGACGCTGACATGACATAATATGGACCTGCCTGTGTTTTGGCTCATTCAGATGATCTGCAAAGCACACCATGCACACACTGCCAAAGACCTCTTTTTTCAGCCCAGCAGCTAAATAAAGACACACCTGGTTCCCCAGAACGCCAATGGAACAGGCGGTGGACACCTCCTGCTGCCCAAACCACAACGACGCAAGTCTGGACGGGATCCCCAGGATATAAACCGTGGCCACCGAACACACAAACTGCCCGAAGAAGGTCATGGCGAACATGTTGGGGTCGGCCGTGCTCATCTTGATCCAGGCCCCGATGCAGTTGAAGGCCGAGCCCACCACCACAACGTCCCTGATGCCCCGACTGTCCAGCAGCCACATGACCGGCAGGATGAGGGGGATGTAGGTGAGGAAGTAGATCATGGAGAGCCAGTCGATGGCCAAGGAGTCGATGCTGTAGAAGCGCATGAAGATGTTGCTGATGATGCCGTACTGCAGCCACATGAAGGCGTTGCTCATGGAGTAGCAGCAGAAGACGAACAGCATCGCCCACCGCCGCTTGTACAGCTTGGTCTCCATGAGTGGGAAGAGCTGCGCAGTGTCCACGAACGACGGCCCCAAGGTGTCGCAGTCGTCTCCCAGAGGGCGCCTGTATTCATCCAAACCAGTCCTCTCCTTCCTTTGAGAGCAGTCATTGTCTGTGGCGTTCCCAAAGCTGTCCATCCACTCGTGGGACAGTTCGTCTTGAGAACTCATGTTGCTCAACCTCCTCCGGTTGCCTCCAGGCGTCTGTACCACTCAGCAGCTGGAGGGAAGAACAAATATTTCTTCTTGTGTGTGCTTTTTCTTAACACAGCTTACCTGACTGGTCCCTCCCACCCAGCAGGCTTTTCCTACATGCTGATCGTAAACGAGCTCGCCTGCTGAGCCTAAAGTTGAAATGACTACTCTGATTTGGCAGAGGTGGATCTGGGGTGCAGTTTAAATATAATGAGCGGCGCTGGAAAGCTGCTGGTCCCCGCCAACATCTACATACCTGGCTGCCAAGTGTCAGTATCCGCCTGGTTGCTCCGCTGTTAAACACCTCTTTAGTCAGGTGATGGATTTGTTTTGCGAGTTTAACTTCTGGTTTTTAGACTCCTCCTCCCTGCTAAGGTCACAGCGTGTAACATTTGATGGCAGGTGTTGAGTGACGGAAGTCGGAGTTATTGCTAAGGAGAATCACGtgacgcacacacatgcactgatGCGCACGGACGAGATAAAGTCCACCGAGAGGAGTGCAAGTCATCAGAAAACTGACAAACTATTAACATGCAAAGAGAGGTCAAAGGCACGTGATGTTTTTGAACTAAAAACTGTGTCTCTAGTGCTTGTAGTTGGCTAATATAGGATAGAAATGAAGCATGTGCAGATACAGTACTTGCAAATATGTGCAGCAAAATGCATTTATCAATACATGGGAATAAAGATTTAAGCAGTAACAGACAATTACCAGCCTGTACTAATAGATCTTGTATTTTCGCCAtataaaaagttttacatttatttatacatttttatgctTGTGCCTCTGAGCTCAAACACAAAGCGACAGCAACCCACTGCTTAAAGGCCAGTTATTGGAATAAACTGTTTCTGCGTCATAAATTGGATTTACTAACACCCAATCACTTCATATTATATCATCTGTCAGGGACATTATAATACCGGCAGACCTGAGGCTGGTTGGTTTATTAAGTTGGTAGCATGCACAGTGTAGTCAGAAAGGATTAGCACAGTGGCACATTTTTGTTACTAGTTCACATGCCAGTAGAATGATTttacatgaaagaaaacagagtttCAGCTCTAATTTGAAGctgtttacataaaaatcaaacgATCAGCGTGGGGGTGGTGGGATTTTTTCCATTTGCTTGCAGGCATTTATGCAGCACAGCTTGTGCTACTGCCATCAATAACCACAACACTGAAAGTCATACCATCGTTGTTCTGCATTCCTCCTGCAGTGTACACATTCATCTACACAGTCTAATCACTTGAGCTTGTTCTGACATATAAAACCCATAATACTGTTGAGCAATCAGCACAGTGAATAAATGTTTAGT
This is a stretch of genomic DNA from Acanthochromis polyacanthus isolate Apoly-LR-REF ecotype Palm Island chromosome 1, KAUST_Apoly_ChrSc, whole genome shotgun sequence. It encodes these proteins:
- the LOC110950567 gene encoding feline leukemia virus subgroup C receptor-related protein 2-like isoform X1, producing MSSQDELSHEWMDSFGNATDNDCSQRKERTGLDEYRRPLGDDCDTLGPSFVDTAQLFPLMETKLYKRRWAMLFVFCCYSMSNAFMWLQYGIISNIFMRFYSIDSLAIDWLSMIYFLTYIPLILPVMWLLDSRGIRDVVVVGSAFNCIGAWIKMSTADPNMFAMTFFGQFVCSVATVYILGIPSRLASLWFGQQEVSTACSIGVLGNQVCLYLAAGLKKEVFGSVCMVCFADHLNEPKHRQVHIMSCQRLTSGCVNESLCSCELCFLLRQQV
- the LOC110950567 gene encoding feline leukemia virus subgroup C receptor-related protein 2-like isoform X2 yields the protein MSSQDELSHEWMDSFGNATDNDCSQRKERTGLDEYRRPLGDDCDTLGPSFVDTAQLFPLMETKLYKRRWAMLFVFCCYSMSNAFMWLQYGIISNIFMRFYSIDSLAIDWLSMIYFLTYIPLILPVMWLLDSRGIRDVVVVGSAFNCIGAWIKMSTADPNMFAMTFFGQFVCSVATVYILGIPSRLASLWFGQQEVSTACSIGVLGNQPGEIAGDGG